In Campylobacter magnus, the following proteins share a genomic window:
- a CDS encoding c-type cytochrome, whose protein sequence is MKQLVSFIVVVVVTAVTYWGVEPLAHSVMNPHVAPANFNFAEEDYEQAMAGLSAFQVKIDEATKSGEEAAITKAKKDYEYADAIVQENIRFWDEIKAIDLAKGDAAKGAELIQMAGCTGCHGLKAAGMENPNDYKTAASGMSVAPSDISNIAYLYDEKFLAALIKDPARALKVTHKFGDERPFEMPAFFGAGGNLNEEIAHIVAYLKSIAPKEMSNKEVFESACARCHDMKYDNVFAAGNKQEIKAYLGITPPDLSMYIRSRSIEYLHNFINDPQKMLNGTSMPRVGLNEQAQNQVVAYMQSVGDSKKEERESLGLWIMGYFLILGILVILWKNKVWRNLH, encoded by the coding sequence ATGAAACAACTAGTATCATTTATCGTAGTAGTCGTAGTTACTGCGGTTACTTACTGGGGTGTGGAGCCTCTTGCTCATTCGGTTATGAATCCGCATGTAGCCCCTGCGAATTTTAACTTCGCTGAAGAAGACTACGAACAAGCAATGGCTGGACTATCTGCTTTTCAAGTAAAAATCGACGAAGCTACAAAATCAGGCGAAGAAGCAGCCATCACTAAGGCTAAAAAAGACTATGAGTACGCTGATGCTATCGTCCAAGAAAACATTAGATTCTGGGATGAGATCAAGGCTATCGATCTAGCAAAGGGTGATGCCGCAAAAGGTGCTGAGCTAATCCAAATGGCAGGCTGTACAGGCTGCCATGGACTAAAAGCAGCTGGCATGGAAAATCCAAACGATTATAAAACAGCAGCTAGCGGTATGAGCGTAGCCCCAAGCGATATTAGCAATATTGCTTATTTGTATGATGAGAAGTTCTTAGCAGCACTTATCAAAGACCCTGCTAGAGCTTTGAAAGTTACTCATAAATTTGGCGATGAGAGACCATTTGAGATGCCAGCGTTCTTTGGCGCAGGTGGTAATCTAAACGAAGAAATCGCTCACATCGTAGCTTACCTAAAAAGCATAGCTCCTAAAGAGATGAGTAATAAAGAAGTGTTTGAAAGCGCTTGTGCTCGCTGCCATGATATGAAATACGACAATGTATTTGCCGCTGGTAACAAACAAGAGATCAAAGCTTACCTTGGTATTACACCACCTGATCTATCTATGTATATCCGCAGCCGCAGCATAGAGTATCTACACAACTTCATCAACGACCCTCAAAAAATGCTAAATGGCACTTCAATGCCACGCGTTGGTCTAAATGAACAAGCGCAGAATCAAGTAGTAGCTTATATGCAAAGCGTCGGCGATAGCAAAAAAGAAGAGCGCGAGAGCCTTGGTCTTTGGATTATGGGATATTTTCTTATCCTTGGAATTCTAGTTATTCTTTGGAAAAACAAAGTTTGGCGCAACCTTCACTAA
- a CDS encoding cytochrome b, giving the protein MAHITKATSVKDWFDQRIALTKLWNVLAAQYWVPKNISWLWAMGVVLTVLFTLLFVSGLLLLMYYKPDAKLAFDSVNYTIMQEVEYGWLWRHIHAVAASVIFLVIYIHMFTGIYYGSYKKGREMIWITGMVLFLVFSAEAFSGYMLPWGQMSYWAAMVITNLFGGIPVIGEALVEWIRGDFAVSDPTLTRFFMLHVCLLPIVIIMTIVVHFYTLRVPHVNNLEGEEIDFEVEAEKYLEGKTKESKVIPFWPAFLSKDFMYVSFFMIFFIYLVCFHFNFAMDPINFDPADPGKTPLHIYPEWYFLWQYEILRGFFFDIPLGFMTLKAADIGSAAMGFAGISLILMPLLDRSDVVAPAHKRPAFFIWFWIFLIDLIILTIYGKLPPTDFNAWVGFYASVGYLVLLLVVLPIITIKERKAAK; this is encoded by the coding sequence ATGGCACATATTACAAAAGCTACCAGTGTAAAAGACTGGTTTGATCAAAGAATAGCTCTAACAAAGCTTTGGAATGTCTTAGCAGCGCAGTACTGGGTACCAAAAAACATTAGCTGGCTATGGGCGATGGGCGTGGTGCTAACTGTGCTTTTCACCTTGCTTTTTGTGAGCGGTTTGCTACTACTGATGTACTACAAACCAGATGCAAAACTAGCATTTGATAGCGTAAACTACACTATAATGCAAGAAGTAGAATACGGCTGGCTATGGCGACATATTCACGCAGTTGCGGCTTCTGTTATTTTCCTTGTGATTTATATTCACATGTTTACAGGCATTTACTACGGTTCTTATAAAAAAGGCCGCGAGATGATTTGGATTACTGGTATGGTGCTTTTCCTTGTATTCTCAGCTGAGGCCTTTAGTGGATATATGCTACCTTGGGGGCAAATGAGCTACTGGGCGGCTATGGTTATTACAAATCTATTTGGCGGAATTCCAGTTATCGGCGAGGCTTTGGTTGAGTGGATTAGAGGTGATTTCGCTGTAAGCGACCCTACGCTAACTCGCTTTTTCATGCTTCATGTTTGCTTATTGCCTATTGTTATTATTATGACTATTGTAGTTCACTTCTACACTCTACGCGTCCCACATGTAAACAACCTTGAGGGCGAAGAAATAGACTTTGAAGTAGAGGCTGAGAAATACCTTGAGGGCAAAACAAAAGAGAGCAAAGTAATTCCATTTTGGCCAGCATTCCTTAGCAAGGATTTCATGTATGTAAGCTTCTTTATGATTTTCTTTATCTATCTAGTTTGCTTCCATTTTAACTTTGCTATGGATCCTATTAACTTTGACCCAGCAGATCCAGGTAAAACTCCACTACACATTTATCCAGAGTGGTATTTTCTGTGGCAATACGAAATTTTGCGTGGCTTTTTCTTTGATATCCCACTTGGCTTTATGACGCTAAAAGCAGCTGATATCGGCTCTGCGGCTATGGGCTTTGCTGGAATTTCACTTATTTTGATGCCTTTATTAGATAGAAGCGATGTTGTAGCCCCTGCTCACAAGCGCCCTGCATTTTTCATTTGGTTCTGGATTTTCTTGATTGATTTGATTATTCTTACAATCTATGGAAAATTGCCACCAACAGACTTTAACGCTTGGGTAGGCTTTTATGCATCTGTAGGATATTTGGTGCTACTTCTTGTAGTTCTTCCTATCATTACTATTAAAGAAAGAAAGGCTGCAAAATGA